In Acidimicrobiia bacterium, a single genomic region encodes these proteins:
- a CDS encoding class I SAM-dependent methyltransferase: MTGFFERLDAALPTAPVRSILEVGVGEATVATWVQARYPRARLVGIDLPDPALALHWAHCGVSGVFADIHRLPFPDASFDLVLGIEVLEHVADPMAALRELSRLATGHLVVSVPREPIWRLANLARGKYIGALGNTPGHINHWSRRSFVELIGQHFNVESVTTPFPWTMVSAATRT; this comes from the coding sequence ATGACGGGTTTCTTCGAGCGTCTCGATGCGGCCCTCCCCACGGCCCCTGTTCGTTCGATCCTCGAAGTGGGGGTGGGAGAGGCCACCGTGGCCACGTGGGTACAGGCCCGGTACCCCCGCGCGCGTCTGGTGGGGATTGATCTCCCCGACCCTGCGTTGGCTCTCCACTGGGCCCACTGCGGCGTGAGTGGTGTGTTCGCCGACATCCATCGGCTCCCGTTTCCCGACGCTAGTTTCGACCTGGTACTGGGGATCGAGGTGCTTGAGCACGTGGCCGATCCAATGGCGGCGCTGCGCGAACTGTCCCGTCTCGCCACCGGCCACCTCGTGGTCTCGGTGCCCCGCGAACCGATCTGGCGTCTGGCCAACCTCGCCCGGGGCAAGTACATCGGGGCGCTCGGCAACACTCCCGGGCATATCAATCACTGGAGTAGGCGCAGCTTTGTCGAGTTGATCGGACAACACTTCAACGTGGAGTCGGTGACGACGCCCTTTCCGTGGACGATGGTCAGCGCCGCCACTCGGACGTAA
- a CDS encoding ABC transporter ATP-binding protein — protein MGVLQPAAGPPGGGTVTVPAISVEQLSKRFRLYHDRNQSLKATVMRGGRARYEDFWALRDVSLEIAEGVTYGFIGTNGSGKSTLLKCLARILEPDEGSCRTNGKVSALLELGAGFHPELSGRENVYLNGSILGMSKADLNIRFDDIVAFAGLERFIDTPVKNYSSGMYVRLGFSVAINVDPDILLVDEVLAVGDEQFQRRCNERFADLRAEGRTIVVVSHSLGSVQAICDEVAWLDDGVLRATGNAGSVIEQYLTEVREEREATETHATASRSGSGEITIDALEVLGPDGSATDVIRTGDTVTFRCHYTAAAAVPNPVFSLAIHTLEGAVVTNPHTRDATIVPTGVSGSGFVDLVVDRLPLLPGTYDLSGAITDSAALHTYDERHRERRFDVDGGAQSDGWSGLITMHGRWVLGGTDLRTPLR, from the coding sequence ATGGGTGTCCTTCAACCGGCTGCAGGGCCGCCTGGCGGAGGAACTGTGACGGTACCCGCCATCTCGGTGGAGCAGCTTTCGAAGCGCTTCCGGCTCTACCACGACCGCAACCAGAGTTTGAAAGCCACCGTGATGCGAGGCGGCAGGGCGCGCTACGAGGATTTCTGGGCGCTACGAGACGTGTCCCTGGAGATAGCCGAGGGCGTCACCTACGGGTTTATTGGTACCAACGGCTCCGGGAAGAGCACCTTGCTCAAGTGCTTGGCCCGCATCTTGGAACCCGACGAGGGAAGTTGCCGCACGAACGGCAAGGTTTCGGCGCTACTCGAACTCGGCGCTGGGTTTCACCCGGAACTGTCCGGTCGGGAGAATGTGTATCTGAACGGTTCGATTCTGGGCATGTCCAAAGCGGATCTGAATATCCGCTTCGACGACATCGTGGCCTTCGCCGGGTTGGAGCGCTTCATCGATACCCCGGTGAAGAACTATTCCTCGGGTATGTATGTGCGTTTGGGGTTTTCGGTGGCCATCAACGTGGACCCCGACATCCTCTTGGTCGACGAGGTGTTGGCGGTAGGAGATGAGCAGTTCCAGCGGCGTTGTAACGAACGCTTTGCTGATCTCCGAGCGGAGGGCCGTACCATTGTGGTGGTGTCGCACTCGCTCGGCTCGGTTCAGGCCATCTGCGACGAAGTGGCCTGGCTCGATGACGGTGTCCTGCGGGCCACCGGCAACGCAGGGAGCGTGATTGAGCAGTACCTCACGGAGGTGCGAGAGGAGCGTGAGGCGACCGAAACCCACGCTACGGCCAGTCGATCCGGGTCCGGGGAGATCACCATTGATGCGCTGGAGGTCCTCGGACCCGATGGGAGTGCCACCGACGTGATTCGCACCGGTGACACGGTGACGTTTCGGTGTCACTACACCGCGGCCGCTGCGGTCCCCAACCCGGTCTTCTCCCTGGCTATCCACACGTTGGAGGGTGCCGTGGTGACCAATCCGCACACTCGGGATGCGACGATTGTGCCTACCGGAGTATCGGGTTCGGGGTTCGTGGACCTGGTGGTGGATCGCCTCCCCCTTCTCCCGGGCACCTACGATCTGTCCGGTGCTATCACCGACTCTGCCGCGCTGCATACCTACGATGAGCGACATCGGGAACGGCGCTTCGATGTGGACGGCGGTGCGCAAAGCGACGGGTGGAGCGGGCTGATCACGATGCATGGGCGATGGGTGCTCGGCGGAACCGACCTTCGAACTCCACTCCGATGA
- a CDS encoding ABC transporter permease, with amino-acid sequence MTTLRELHRHRELFVNLTLRELRGKYKRSALGWGWSMLNPLAQMGIFTLVFGFFLKVEPPTGDPSGLHVFAFFLLCGLLPWTFLANGITGGMGSLLANASLVKKVWFPRQLLVASTVAGFGVSFLIELGVLSVALLIAGNMVVPWMVPMLGVAMIQGVFVLGVALALSVWNVYFRDLEYLIGIGLQFWFYATPIVYPVSVVNSALSDRPTLLGIYRLNPMTRFSEIYRDLYYSLRAPAIADVGYVVLCAVVALVIGWVSFNRLQGRLAEEL; translated from the coding sequence ATGACTACCCTTCGCGAACTGCATCGCCACCGAGAGCTCTTCGTAAACCTGACGCTGCGGGAACTGCGGGGAAAGTACAAACGGTCGGCCTTGGGCTGGGGCTGGTCGATGCTCAATCCGCTCGCGCAGATGGGTATCTTCACACTCGTTTTCGGCTTCTTCCTGAAGGTCGAACCACCGACGGGCGACCCCAGTGGGCTCCACGTGTTCGCTTTCTTCCTCCTGTGTGGGTTGCTGCCCTGGACGTTTCTGGCCAACGGCATCACCGGGGGGATGGGGTCCCTTCTCGCCAATGCCAGCCTCGTGAAAAAGGTGTGGTTTCCCCGGCAACTCCTGGTGGCCTCCACCGTGGCTGGTTTCGGAGTGTCTTTCCTCATCGAACTCGGCGTACTCAGCGTCGCCTTGCTCATCGCCGGCAACATGGTGGTGCCCTGGATGGTGCCGATGCTGGGCGTGGCGATGATTCAGGGGGTGTTCGTGCTTGGGGTGGCGCTCGCCCTGTCGGTGTGGAACGTGTACTTCCGCGACCTCGAGTACCTCATCGGTATCGGGCTTCAGTTTTGGTTCTACGCCACTCCCATCGTGTATCCGGTGTCGGTGGTAAACAGCGCCCTCTCCGATCGCCCCACCCTGCTGGGTATCTATCGCCTCAACCCCATGACCAGATTCTCGGAGATCTACCGAGATCTCTACTACTCGCTCCGGGCTCCCGCCATCGCTGATGTTGGCTACGTGGTGCTCTGTGCGGTGGTGGCCCTGGTGATCGGATGGGTGTCCTTCAACCGGCTGCAGGGCCGCCTGGCGGAGGAACTGTGA
- a CDS encoding glycosyltransferase: MSIVVPRPARVLVLVMAGPEDAAAARTTADALRRVQVPNAKIEVNGNVAATVNARNAAATVDSNDYLVFVQAGVEVPDHFVAGAIEQLRGDASTALVGWSATGGPVGAFELFVPLSACVIRHRAFHGLGGFDVRVPSVMEGFDLGWRMWLGGYRVRGMGPPPHAPASLGDPDQLRAGVALVLASVLDDASLEAAGWTDSHYGEAHRTGMVRRPLLQPGRRRGDGELLPLAHRAVTAWAATDPQAAPVAEVLALLGAPERAGIRRRIAVVTADTLSARMAGPGIRALQIARRLAAEHEVVLATTGGCDLGGENFEVRAVAEKGLRDLERWCDVFVFQGWVLAGRGFLLYSDKVLIADVYDPMHLEQLEQGHDAEGEHGRFDAVRNATHVINEQLGRADFVLCASTKQRDLWLGQLAALVRINPVTYDGDESLYNLLAVVPFGVDSEPPVASRSAIKGVVPGIGVDDKVILWGGGVYNWFDPLTLIRAVDRLRTRIPEIRLFFLGLRHPNPDIPEMRMAVETRRLATELGLVNTHVFFNEDWVVFEERQNFLLDADLGVSTHLDHIETEFSFRTRILDYLWAGLPILATDGDSFAEVIRREGLGVVVPAGDVEAVEEGLERLLTDPALAATCRANIGRLTPAFTWSACLEPLVEFCRAPRRAADVACTDLDPHAAAAPVRRGRVRDVQVAWAYLQAGGPRLLAERGLSRIRRNQR; this comes from the coding sequence ATGAGCATCGTGGTGCCGCGGCCGGCCCGGGTGCTGGTGTTGGTGATGGCCGGACCCGAGGATGCCGCGGCCGCTCGGACCACCGCTGATGCCCTGCGAAGAGTCCAGGTGCCCAACGCCAAGATCGAGGTCAATGGGAACGTCGCCGCTACGGTCAATGCCCGCAATGCGGCGGCCACGGTGGATTCGAACGACTATCTGGTGTTCGTGCAGGCGGGGGTGGAGGTGCCGGATCACTTTGTGGCCGGGGCTATCGAGCAACTGCGGGGTGACGCCTCCACCGCTCTGGTGGGCTGGTCGGCCACCGGAGGGCCAGTGGGTGCGTTCGAACTGTTTGTGCCGCTGTCGGCCTGCGTGATCCGTCACCGGGCCTTCCACGGCCTGGGTGGATTCGACGTGCGTGTACCGAGCGTGATGGAAGGGTTCGATCTGGGGTGGCGCATGTGGCTGGGTGGGTACCGCGTGCGCGGCATGGGTCCGCCTCCCCACGCTCCGGCATCGCTGGGCGACCCCGATCAACTGCGGGCGGGGGTCGCGCTGGTACTGGCCTCGGTGCTCGACGATGCCAGCCTCGAAGCAGCCGGGTGGACCGACTCGCACTACGGCGAGGCCCACCGGACCGGCATGGTACGACGACCGTTACTCCAGCCCGGGCGTCGACGGGGTGACGGGGAATTGCTCCCCTTGGCCCATCGGGCGGTTACCGCCTGGGCGGCGACGGACCCACAGGCGGCCCCGGTGGCGGAGGTTCTGGCTCTTCTTGGCGCCCCGGAGCGGGCCGGTATCCGGCGACGCATCGCAGTGGTTACCGCCGACACGCTGTCGGCGCGGATGGCCGGACCGGGTATTCGCGCCCTGCAGATCGCTCGTCGTCTGGCCGCCGAGCACGAGGTGGTGCTCGCGACCACGGGTGGCTGCGACCTCGGCGGCGAGAACTTCGAGGTGCGGGCGGTGGCCGAGAAAGGGTTGCGCGATCTAGAGCGGTGGTGCGATGTCTTCGTGTTCCAGGGTTGGGTGCTGGCAGGTCGGGGCTTTCTCCTCTATTCCGACAAGGTCCTCATTGCCGACGTCTATGACCCGATGCACCTGGAGCAACTCGAGCAGGGACACGACGCCGAGGGTGAACACGGCCGCTTCGATGCGGTGCGCAACGCCACTCATGTGATCAACGAGCAACTCGGGCGGGCCGACTTTGTGTTGTGTGCGAGTACCAAACAGCGCGATCTATGGCTCGGCCAACTGGCGGCTCTCGTTCGCATCAATCCGGTTACCTACGATGGCGACGAATCGCTCTACAACCTCCTCGCCGTCGTGCCCTTCGGTGTTGACAGCGAACCGCCGGTGGCGAGCCGCTCCGCCATCAAGGGGGTGGTCCCCGGGATTGGTGTCGACGACAAGGTCATCCTCTGGGGCGGCGGGGTGTACAACTGGTTCGATCCGCTCACCCTCATCCGAGCGGTCGACCGCCTGCGGACCCGTATCCCGGAGATCCGGCTGTTTTTTCTTGGCCTCCGCCACCCGAATCCCGACATTCCCGAGATGCGGATGGCGGTGGAGACGCGGCGTCTGGCCACCGAGTTGGGATTGGTCAACACCCACGTCTTTTTCAACGAGGACTGGGTGGTCTTCGAGGAGCGCCAGAACTTTCTGCTCGATGCCGATCTCGGCGTGAGCACGCACCTCGATCACATCGAGACGGAGTTCTCGTTCCGCACCCGCATCCTCGACTACCTCTGGGCGGGACTGCCGATCTTGGCCACCGATGGCGACTCGTTCGCGGAGGTGATCCGTCGCGAGGGACTAGGCGTGGTGGTGCCGGCCGGGGATGTAGAGGCGGTGGAGGAGGGTCTGGAGCGGTTGCTCACCGATCCCGCCCTGGCGGCTACCTGCCGAGCCAACATCGGTCGCCTGACTCCGGCGTTCACCTGGTCGGCCTGTCTGGAGCCCCTGGTGGAGTTCTGCCGGGCCCCCCGTCGGGCGGCGGACGTCGCCTGCACCGACCTCGATCCTCACGCGGCCGCCGCCCCGGTTCGACGGGGCCGTGTTCGAGATGTGCAGGTGGCCTGGGCCTATCTCCAAGCCGGTGGTCCGCGCCTCCTGGCGGAGCGCGGGCTTAGCCGAATTCGCCGCAACCAGCGCTGA